One window from the genome of Salmo salar chromosome ssa25, Ssal_v3.1, whole genome shotgun sequence encodes:
- the LOC106586488 gene encoding GDP-Man:Man(3)GlcNAc(2)-PP-Dol alpha-1,2-mannosyltransferase gives MAGHDHHHDYLSLCLCDLIRLLWSMVLPCVYLSLVLALLLFLLVMGVRIWLQKSRKARLAQNSSPTVAFFHPYCNAGGGGERVLWCALRALQNRYPNVLFVVYSGDQGVTGEQILEGAQQRFNIRLPHPVTFIFLKNRLLVEASSYPHFTLLGQSMGSMFLGWEALTAFVPDLYMDSMGYAFTLPIFRYLGGCRVGSYVHYPTVSTDMLSVVRERNPRFNNADYISANPLLSMAKVMYYCAFALIYGLAGSCSDVVMVNSTWTLGHILALWRAPSRTGVVYPPCDVRSFLNIPLEDEVEGEGLDDRKCHSIVSVGQFRPEKDHRLQIRAFRKLLDRKGVGPGGRDSLRLVLIGGCRNQEDDDRVLMLRGLCQELGVTERVEFKLNVPFDELKRELVDATIGLHTMWNEHFGIGVVECMAAGTVILAHKSGGPKLDIVVPYEGGQTGFLADSEDSYATAMETILALSPSARLEIRRNARRSVDRFSDQEFDTSFLSSMESLMGKLE, from the exons ATGGCTGGCCATGATCATCATCATGACTATCTGTCTCTGTGCTTATGTGACTTAATCAG ATTACTATGGTCCATGGTGCTGCCATGCGTGTATCTGAGCTTGGTGCTGGCGCTGCTCCTGTTTCTACTCGTCATGGGTGTCCGAATATGGCTGCAGAAGAGTCGGAAAGCCCGCCTGGCTCAGAACAGCTCCCCAACTGTGGCCTTCTTCCACCCCTACTGCAATGCAGGAGGGGGTGGGGAGCGGGTGCTCTGGTGTGCCCTCAGAGCGCTTCAGAATAG ATACCCAAATGTTTTATTCGTTGTGTATAGCGGTGACCAAGGGGTGACAGGGGAGCAGATCCTCGAGGGCGCCCAACAACGCTTCAACATCAGGCTGCCTCATCCAGTGACTTTCATATTCCTGAAGAACCGTCTCCTGGTGGAGGCTAGCTCCTACCCCCACTTCACCCTGCTGGGGCAGAGCATGGGCTCAATGTTCCTGGGCTGGGAGGCCCTCACTGCCTTCGTACCAGACCTCTATATGGACTCCATGGGCTATGCCTTCACTCTGCCCATCTTCCGCTACCTGGGAGGATGCAGGGTGGGCAGCTATGTGCACTACCCCACCGTCAGTACTGACATGCTgtctgtggtgagagagagaaacccaaG GTTCAACAATGCAGACTACATCTCTGCTAACCCTCTTCTTAGTATGGCCAAGGTGATGTACTACTGTGCCTTCGCTCTGATCTACGGCCTAGCTGGCTCCTGCAGCGACGTCGTCATGGTCAACTCTACCTGGACACTGGGCCACATCCTAGCCCTGTGGCGCGCACCCAGCCGCACCGGCGTGGTCTACCCTCCCTGCGACGTCCGCTCCTTCCTCAACATCCCATTGGAGGATGAGGTGGAAGGGGAGGGGCTCGATGACAGGAAGTGCCATTCGATAGTGTCCGTGGGGCAGTTCCGACCAGAGAAAGACCACCGGCTGCAGATTAGGGCCTTCCGGAAGCTTCTGGACAGGAAAGGGGTAGGTCCAGGAGGGCGGGATTCTCTGAGGCTGGTGTTGATTGGTGGCTGCCGTAACCAGGAGGATGATGATAGAGTGCTGATGCTGAGGGGGTTGTGCCAGGAGCTGGGTGTGACAGAAAGGGTTGAGTTTAAACTTAACGTTCCCTTTGACGAGTTAAAGAGGGAGCTGGTGGATGCCACCATTGGTCTGCACACCATGTGGAATGAGCATTTTGGCATAG gtGTGGTAGAATGTATGGCTGCAGGGACAGTCATCCTGGCTCACAAGTCCGGCGGCCCCAAGCTGGACATTGTGGTTCCCTATGAGGGCGGGCAGACTGGCTTCCTGGCCGACAGCGAGGACAGCTATGCTACAGCCATGGAGACCATCCTGGCACTGTCGCCGTCGGCACGGCTGGAGATCCGGCGCAATGCTCGACGGTCTGTAGACCGTTTCTCCGACCAGGAGTTTGACACCAGCTTCCTGTCTTCCATGGAATCTCTGATGGGAAAGCTGGAGTGA
- the LOC106586490 gene encoding integral membrane protein 2B — translation MVKVSFNSALGQKEVKKDCETLIPEDKDPEVALPVRQQSKAWCWCVCLGLALMLFGVVVGGAYLYRYYIPEEGRMFVCGVKYHEEDIVKYHEETLMIQEEEDVELDLPSSFKMIQENIRILADQDVALINVPVPEFEDGDPADIVHDFHRRLTAYLDLFLNKCYVIPLNTSIVMPPNDFLALLVNIKAGVYMPQSYLVHEEMVVTERLDNVEQLGFFINNLCQGKDTYKLQRRDRILGMQKREALNCHKIRHFESKFVVETLICEP, via the exons ATGGTGAAGGTATCTTTTAATTCGGCCCTCGGGCAGAAAGAAGTGAAAAAGGACTGCGAAACCCTCATTCCCGAGGACAAG GATCCGGAGGTGGCTCTGCCGGTGCGTCAGCAGTCCAAGGCCTGGTGCTGGTGTGTGTGCCTGGGCTTGGCCCTGATGCTGTTTGGCGTGGTTGTGGGAGGGGCCTACCTTTACAGGTACTACATCCCGGAG GAGGGCAGGATGTTTGTGTGTGGGGTGAAGTACCATGAGGAGGACATTGTGAAGTACCATGAGGAGACATTGATGatccaggaggaggaggatgtggagcTGGACCTGCCCTCCAGCTTCAAGATGATCCAGGAGAACATCCGCATACTGGCGGACCAGGATGTGGCTCTCATCAACGTACCCGTGCCCGAGTTCGAAGACGGGGACCCCGCCGACATCGTCCACGACTTCCACAGG AGACTGACTGCCTACCTGGACCTGTTCCTGAACAAGTGCTATGTCATCCCCCTCAATACTTCCATCGTCATGCCTCCCAATGACTTCCTGGCGCTTTTGGTCAACATCAAG GCTGGTGTCTACATGCCTCAGTCCTACCTGGTCCATGAGGAGATGGTGGTGACAGAGCGCCTGGACAATGTGGAACAACTGGGATTCTTCATCAACAACCTCTGCCAGGGAAAGGACACCTATAAGCTTCAGCGCAGAGACAGGATCCTGG GTATGCAGAAGCGTGAAGCTCTCAACTGCCACAAGATCCGTCACTTTGAGAGCAAATTTGTGGTGGAGACCTTGATCTGTGAGCCCTAG